A stretch of the Epinephelus fuscoguttatus linkage group LG2, E.fuscoguttatus.final_Chr_v1 genome encodes the following:
- the dhx38 gene encoding pre-mRNA-splicing factor ATP-dependent RNA helicase PRP16 isoform X2: MDDDVSMHRLEGTDPSAQVGGLIVKKKSAAAEPHVFRAPTPRTSLLGLDLLAAQKRKERESKEQTDAGADERSRKKSKVSSYKDWEENKSDSGSDEEDDDKDRSAKKERKYRVTGSETPSNPGGVSEEFRRRHQQREKDRREHGVYASSKEDKNRERDRERSRDKARDRRSERDERDSSHGRGSSSSRSERSERSDRSERSQRDGWSERISRGSKRDEPLTPQHRPRDSFTPSRSNWEEDDSGYASSRHSQWESPSPAPSHRESDRSERSHRSGRESERRDRSVRGRYPDDTPLPTPSYKYNEWANDRKHLGSTPRLSQGKGRKEEGVGGIVFDNEDEKDQWEEDQKQADRDWYMMDEGYDEFHNPFTTTSEEYVKKREQILQKQTQKRISAQKRQINEDNERWETNRMLTSGVVQRLEVDEDFEEDNAAKVHLLVHNLVPPFLDGRIVFTKQPEPVIPVKDATSDMAIIARKGSQLVRKHREQKERKKAQHKHWELAGTKLGDIMGIKKTEEEDTSGGKTVGEDGKVDYRTEQKFADHMKEKSEASSEFAKKKSLLEQRQYLPIFAVRQQLLNIIRDNSIVIVVGETGSGKTTQLTQYLHEDGYTSYGMVGCTQPRRVAAMSVAKRVSEEIGTNLGEEVGYAIRFEDCTSEKTLIKYMTDGILLRESLRESDLDHYSAVIMDEAHERSLNTDVLFGLLREVVSRRTDLKLIVTSATMDSDKFAAFFGNVPIFHIPGRTFPVDILFSKTPQEDYVEAAVKQALQIHLSGMNGDILIFMPGQEDIEVTSDQIVERLEDLENAPPLAVLPIYSQLPSDLQAKIFQKAPDGVRKCIVATNIAETSLTVDGIMFVVDAGYCKLKVFNPRIGMDALQVYPISQANANQRSGRAGRTGPGQCYRLYTQSAYKNEMLTTTIPEIQRTNLANVVLLLKSLGVQDLLLFHFMDPPPEDNMLNSMYQLWILGALDNTGALTPTGRLMVEFPLDPALSKMLIVSCDMGCSADILIIVSMLSVPAIFYRPKGREEESDQVREKFSVPESDHLTYLNVYMQWKNNNYSSIWCNEHFIHTKAMRKVREVRSQLKDIMVQQRMNLISCGSDWDIIRKCICAAYFHQAAKLKGIGEYVNVRTGMPCHLHPTSSLFGMGYTPDYIIYHELVMTTKEYMQCVTAVDGEWLAELGPMFYSIKHAGRSRQENRRRAKEEITNMEEEMSMAEEQLRARREEQEKKNSTGSVKSLKICTPGRKEEAPMTPRRTPARFGL, encoded by the exons ATGGACGACGATGTGTCCATGCACAGGCTGGAAGGCACTGATCCATCGGCTCAAGTTGGTGGACTCATAGTAAAGAAGAAGAGCGCTGCTGCAGAGCCTCATGTTTTTCGGGCACCCACTCCGCGCACCTCCTTGCTGGGCTTGGATCTGCTGGCAGCCCAGAAGAGGAAGGAACGTGAGAGTAAGGAACAGACAGATGCTGGTGCCGATGAGAGAAGTAGAAAGAAGTCAAAGGTTTCCTCCTACAAAGACTGGGAGGAAAATAAAAGTGACTCAGGGTCTGATGAAGAAGACGATGATAAGGACAGGAGTGCTAAGAAGGAGAG GAAGTATCGTGTGACTGGCTCCGAGACACCCTCAAACCCTGGAGGGGTCAGTGAAGAGTTCCGACGCAGACACCagcagagggagaaagacaggcGTGAGCATGGAGTCTACGCCTCCTCCAAAGAGGacaagaacagagagagagacagagaaaggagcAGAGATAAGGCCAGAGACCGCAGGAGTGAAAGAG atGAGCGTGACAGCAGCCATGGCCGTGGCAGCAGTAGTAGCCGGTCGGAGCGTTCTGAGCGCAGTGACAGGAGTGAGCGCTCACAGAGAGATGGATGGTCTGAGCGCATCAGTCGGGGAAGCAAGAGAGATGAACCCCTGACACCACAGCATCGGCCTAGAG ATTCTTTCACACCCTCGCGCTCCAACTGGGAAGAGGATGACAGTGGTTACGCCAGCTCACGGCATTCCCAGTGGGAGTCTCCGTCCCCTGCCCCATCTCACAGAGAGTCAGATCGCTCAGAGCGGAGTCATCGCTCCGGCcgagagagtgagaggagagacag GTCAGTCAGAGGCCGTTACCCTGACGACACACCCCTGCCTACCCCATCTTACAAGTACAATGAGTGGGCCAATGACAGAAAGCATTTGGGTTCTACGCCTCGTTTATCACAAGGAAAAG GTAGGAAAGAAGAAGGTGTGGGAGGCATTGTGTTTGATAACGAGGATGAGAAAGACCAGTGGGAGGAGGACCAGAAG CAAGCTGACAGAGACTGGTACATGATGGATGAAGGTTATGATGAGTTCCACAACCCTTTCACTACCACCTCTGAGGAGTATGtaaagaagagagagcagatccTTCAGAAGCAGACTCAGAAGAGAATATCAGCCCAGAAGCGACAGATCAACGAG GATAATGAGCGATGGGAGACCAACCGTATGCTGACCAGTGGTGTGGTGCAGAGGTTGGAGGTGGATGAAGACTTTGAGGAGGACAATGCTGCAAAGGTTCACCTGCTGGTTCACAACCTGGTTCCTCCCTTTCTGGATGGAAGAATAGTCTTCACTAAGCAG CCAGAGCCTGTCATCCCTGTGAAAGATGCTACCTCCGACATGGCAATCATCGCTCGTAAAGGCAGCCAGCTTGTCCGTAAACATCGTGAGCAGAAAGAACGCAAGAAG GCACAGCACAAACACTGGGAGTTGGCAGGCACGAAACTGGGAGATATCATGGGCATCAAGAAGACGGAAGAGGAGGACACCTCTGGGGGCAAAACAGTAGGCGAGGATGGCAAAGTAGACTACAG aacagagcagaaatTTGCAGACCACATGAAAGAGAAGAGTGAGGCCAGCAGCGAGTTTGCGAAGAAGAAGAGCCTTCTGGAACAGAGGCAGTACCTGCCTAtttttgctgtcagacagcaacTTCTCAACATCATAAG GGACAACAGCATTGTGATTGTTGTTGGGGAGACGGGCAGTGGGAAGACCACCCAGCTGACTCAGTACCTGCACGAGGATGGCTACACTAGCTACGGCATGGTGGGTTGTACTCAGCCCCGAAGAGTGGCAGCCATGAGCGTGGCCAAGAGAGTCAGCGAGGAGATTGGCACCAACCTCGGAGAGGAG GTGGGCTACGCAATCCGTTTTGAGGACTGCACATCCGAGAAAACATTGATCAAGTACATGACAGACGGTATCCTGCTCAGGGAGTCACTGAGGGAGTCGGACCTGGACCACTACAGTGCTGTTATCATGGACGAGGCTCATGAACGCTCCCTGAATACTGATGTGCTGTTTGGTCTGCTACGTGAG GTTGTATCTCGACGTACTGACTTGAAACTCATCGTTACCTCTGCTACCATGGACTCAGACAaatttgctgcattttttggCAACGTACCCATTTTCCACATTCCAGGAAGAACATTTCCCGTAGACATCTTGTTTAGCAag ACTCCTCAGGAGGACTACGTGGAGGCAGCAGTGAAGCAGGCCCTGCAGATCCACCTCAGTGGGATGAATGGAGACATCCTCATCTTTATGCCTGGGCAGGAGGATATTGAG GTGACATCAGATCAGATTGTGGAGCGGTTAGAGGACCTGGAGAACGCTCCTCCTCTGGCTGTGTTGCCCATCTACTCCCAGCTACCCTCTGACCTTCAGGCCAAGATTTTCCAGAAG GCTCCAGATGGTGTGAGGAAATGCATCGTGGCTACAAACATCGCTGAGACCTCCCTCACTGTGGATGGAATCATGTTTGTAGTGGACGCAGGATACTGCAAACTTAAG GTTTTCAATCCTCGCATCGGAATGGATGCTCTACAGGTTTATCCCATCAGCCAGGCTAATGCCAACCAGCGTTCTGGCAGAGCAGGACGTACAGGACCAGGACAGTGTTACAG GCTCTACACTCAGAGTGCCTATAAGAATGAGATGCTGACTACCACCATACCAGAGATCCAGAGGACCAACCTGGCCAATGTAGTCCTGCTGTTGAAGTCTCTGGGTGTCCAGGATTTGCTCCTCTTCCACTTCATGGATCCACCACCTGAGGACAACATGCTCAACTCCATGTACCAGCTCTGGATCTTGGGAGCTCTGGACAACACAG GTGCTTTGACACCGACGGGGCGTCTGATGGTGGAGTTTCCCCTCGACCCCGCCCTCTCCAAGATGCTCATTGTGTCCTGTGACATGGGCTGCAGTGCTGACATCCTTATCATCGTGTCCATGCTGTCTGTGCCGGCCATCTTCTACAGACCTAAG gGTCGTGAGGAGGAGAGTGACCAGGTCAGGGAGAAGTTCTCAGTCCCAGAGAGCGACCACCTGACCTACCTTAACGTCTACATGCAGTGGAAGAACAACAATTACTCCAGCATCTGGTGCAACGAGCACTTCATCCACACCAAGGCCATGCGCAAG GTGCGTGAGGTGCGCTCCCAATTAAAGGACATCATGGTGCAACAGAGGATGAACCTGATTTCCTGCGGTTCAGACTGGGACATCATCAGAAAGTGCATCTGTGCCGCATACTTCCACCAGGCTGCAAAGCTCAAG GGCATTGGTGAATATGTGAACGTGAGGACAGGCATGCCATGCCACCTCCATCCTACCAGCTCCCTGTTTGGTATGGGCTACACTCCCGACTACATCATCTACCACGAGCTTGTCATGACCACCAAG GAGTACATGCAGTGTGTGACCGCAGTGGATGGAGAATGGCTGGCCGAACTTGGGCCCATGTTTTATAGCATCAAACATGCAGGAAGAAGCAGACAG GAGAACCGTCGTCGGGCCAAGGAGGAGATCACCaacatggaggaggagatgTCCATGGCCGAGGAGCAGCTGCGAGCGCGTCGAGAGgagcaggagaagaagaacagcactGGTAGTGTTAA GTCTTTGAAAATCTGCACACcaggaagaaaagaagaggCCCCCATGACGCCCAGACGCACCCCTGCTCGGTTTGGACTGTAG
- the dhx38 gene encoding pre-mRNA-splicing factor ATP-dependent RNA helicase PRP16 isoform X1: MDDDVSMHRLEGTDPSAQVGGLIVKKKSAAAEPHVFRAPTPRTSLLGLDLLAAQKRKERESKEQTDAGADERSRKKSKVSSYKDWEENKSDSGSDEEDDDKDRSAKKESRKYRVTGSETPSNPGGVSEEFRRRHQQREKDRREHGVYASSKEDKNRERDRERSRDKARDRRSERDERDSSHGRGSSSSRSERSERSDRSERSQRDGWSERISRGSKRDEPLTPQHRPRDSFTPSRSNWEEDDSGYASSRHSQWESPSPAPSHRESDRSERSHRSGRESERRDRSVRGRYPDDTPLPTPSYKYNEWANDRKHLGSTPRLSQGKGRKEEGVGGIVFDNEDEKDQWEEDQKQADRDWYMMDEGYDEFHNPFTTTSEEYVKKREQILQKQTQKRISAQKRQINEDNERWETNRMLTSGVVQRLEVDEDFEEDNAAKVHLLVHNLVPPFLDGRIVFTKQPEPVIPVKDATSDMAIIARKGSQLVRKHREQKERKKAQHKHWELAGTKLGDIMGIKKTEEEDTSGGKTVGEDGKVDYRTEQKFADHMKEKSEASSEFAKKKSLLEQRQYLPIFAVRQQLLNIIRDNSIVIVVGETGSGKTTQLTQYLHEDGYTSYGMVGCTQPRRVAAMSVAKRVSEEIGTNLGEEVGYAIRFEDCTSEKTLIKYMTDGILLRESLRESDLDHYSAVIMDEAHERSLNTDVLFGLLREVVSRRTDLKLIVTSATMDSDKFAAFFGNVPIFHIPGRTFPVDILFSKTPQEDYVEAAVKQALQIHLSGMNGDILIFMPGQEDIEVTSDQIVERLEDLENAPPLAVLPIYSQLPSDLQAKIFQKAPDGVRKCIVATNIAETSLTVDGIMFVVDAGYCKLKVFNPRIGMDALQVYPISQANANQRSGRAGRTGPGQCYRLYTQSAYKNEMLTTTIPEIQRTNLANVVLLLKSLGVQDLLLFHFMDPPPEDNMLNSMYQLWILGALDNTGALTPTGRLMVEFPLDPALSKMLIVSCDMGCSADILIIVSMLSVPAIFYRPKGREEESDQVREKFSVPESDHLTYLNVYMQWKNNNYSSIWCNEHFIHTKAMRKVREVRSQLKDIMVQQRMNLISCGSDWDIIRKCICAAYFHQAAKLKGIGEYVNVRTGMPCHLHPTSSLFGMGYTPDYIIYHELVMTTKEYMQCVTAVDGEWLAELGPMFYSIKHAGRSRQENRRRAKEEITNMEEEMSMAEEQLRARREEQEKKNSTGSVKSLKICTPGRKEEAPMTPRRTPARFGL, translated from the exons ATGGACGACGATGTGTCCATGCACAGGCTGGAAGGCACTGATCCATCGGCTCAAGTTGGTGGACTCATAGTAAAGAAGAAGAGCGCTGCTGCAGAGCCTCATGTTTTTCGGGCACCCACTCCGCGCACCTCCTTGCTGGGCTTGGATCTGCTGGCAGCCCAGAAGAGGAAGGAACGTGAGAGTAAGGAACAGACAGATGCTGGTGCCGATGAGAGAAGTAGAAAGAAGTCAAAGGTTTCCTCCTACAAAGACTGGGAGGAAAATAAAAGTGACTCAGGGTCTGATGAAGAAGACGATGATAAGGACAGGAGTGCTAAGAAGGAGAG CAGGAAGTATCGTGTGACTGGCTCCGAGACACCCTCAAACCCTGGAGGGGTCAGTGAAGAGTTCCGACGCAGACACCagcagagggagaaagacaggcGTGAGCATGGAGTCTACGCCTCCTCCAAAGAGGacaagaacagagagagagacagagaaaggagcAGAGATAAGGCCAGAGACCGCAGGAGTGAAAGAG atGAGCGTGACAGCAGCCATGGCCGTGGCAGCAGTAGTAGCCGGTCGGAGCGTTCTGAGCGCAGTGACAGGAGTGAGCGCTCACAGAGAGATGGATGGTCTGAGCGCATCAGTCGGGGAAGCAAGAGAGATGAACCCCTGACACCACAGCATCGGCCTAGAG ATTCTTTCACACCCTCGCGCTCCAACTGGGAAGAGGATGACAGTGGTTACGCCAGCTCACGGCATTCCCAGTGGGAGTCTCCGTCCCCTGCCCCATCTCACAGAGAGTCAGATCGCTCAGAGCGGAGTCATCGCTCCGGCcgagagagtgagaggagagacag GTCAGTCAGAGGCCGTTACCCTGACGACACACCCCTGCCTACCCCATCTTACAAGTACAATGAGTGGGCCAATGACAGAAAGCATTTGGGTTCTACGCCTCGTTTATCACAAGGAAAAG GTAGGAAAGAAGAAGGTGTGGGAGGCATTGTGTTTGATAACGAGGATGAGAAAGACCAGTGGGAGGAGGACCAGAAG CAAGCTGACAGAGACTGGTACATGATGGATGAAGGTTATGATGAGTTCCACAACCCTTTCACTACCACCTCTGAGGAGTATGtaaagaagagagagcagatccTTCAGAAGCAGACTCAGAAGAGAATATCAGCCCAGAAGCGACAGATCAACGAG GATAATGAGCGATGGGAGACCAACCGTATGCTGACCAGTGGTGTGGTGCAGAGGTTGGAGGTGGATGAAGACTTTGAGGAGGACAATGCTGCAAAGGTTCACCTGCTGGTTCACAACCTGGTTCCTCCCTTTCTGGATGGAAGAATAGTCTTCACTAAGCAG CCAGAGCCTGTCATCCCTGTGAAAGATGCTACCTCCGACATGGCAATCATCGCTCGTAAAGGCAGCCAGCTTGTCCGTAAACATCGTGAGCAGAAAGAACGCAAGAAG GCACAGCACAAACACTGGGAGTTGGCAGGCACGAAACTGGGAGATATCATGGGCATCAAGAAGACGGAAGAGGAGGACACCTCTGGGGGCAAAACAGTAGGCGAGGATGGCAAAGTAGACTACAG aacagagcagaaatTTGCAGACCACATGAAAGAGAAGAGTGAGGCCAGCAGCGAGTTTGCGAAGAAGAAGAGCCTTCTGGAACAGAGGCAGTACCTGCCTAtttttgctgtcagacagcaacTTCTCAACATCATAAG GGACAACAGCATTGTGATTGTTGTTGGGGAGACGGGCAGTGGGAAGACCACCCAGCTGACTCAGTACCTGCACGAGGATGGCTACACTAGCTACGGCATGGTGGGTTGTACTCAGCCCCGAAGAGTGGCAGCCATGAGCGTGGCCAAGAGAGTCAGCGAGGAGATTGGCACCAACCTCGGAGAGGAG GTGGGCTACGCAATCCGTTTTGAGGACTGCACATCCGAGAAAACATTGATCAAGTACATGACAGACGGTATCCTGCTCAGGGAGTCACTGAGGGAGTCGGACCTGGACCACTACAGTGCTGTTATCATGGACGAGGCTCATGAACGCTCCCTGAATACTGATGTGCTGTTTGGTCTGCTACGTGAG GTTGTATCTCGACGTACTGACTTGAAACTCATCGTTACCTCTGCTACCATGGACTCAGACAaatttgctgcattttttggCAACGTACCCATTTTCCACATTCCAGGAAGAACATTTCCCGTAGACATCTTGTTTAGCAag ACTCCTCAGGAGGACTACGTGGAGGCAGCAGTGAAGCAGGCCCTGCAGATCCACCTCAGTGGGATGAATGGAGACATCCTCATCTTTATGCCTGGGCAGGAGGATATTGAG GTGACATCAGATCAGATTGTGGAGCGGTTAGAGGACCTGGAGAACGCTCCTCCTCTGGCTGTGTTGCCCATCTACTCCCAGCTACCCTCTGACCTTCAGGCCAAGATTTTCCAGAAG GCTCCAGATGGTGTGAGGAAATGCATCGTGGCTACAAACATCGCTGAGACCTCCCTCACTGTGGATGGAATCATGTTTGTAGTGGACGCAGGATACTGCAAACTTAAG GTTTTCAATCCTCGCATCGGAATGGATGCTCTACAGGTTTATCCCATCAGCCAGGCTAATGCCAACCAGCGTTCTGGCAGAGCAGGACGTACAGGACCAGGACAGTGTTACAG GCTCTACACTCAGAGTGCCTATAAGAATGAGATGCTGACTACCACCATACCAGAGATCCAGAGGACCAACCTGGCCAATGTAGTCCTGCTGTTGAAGTCTCTGGGTGTCCAGGATTTGCTCCTCTTCCACTTCATGGATCCACCACCTGAGGACAACATGCTCAACTCCATGTACCAGCTCTGGATCTTGGGAGCTCTGGACAACACAG GTGCTTTGACACCGACGGGGCGTCTGATGGTGGAGTTTCCCCTCGACCCCGCCCTCTCCAAGATGCTCATTGTGTCCTGTGACATGGGCTGCAGTGCTGACATCCTTATCATCGTGTCCATGCTGTCTGTGCCGGCCATCTTCTACAGACCTAAG gGTCGTGAGGAGGAGAGTGACCAGGTCAGGGAGAAGTTCTCAGTCCCAGAGAGCGACCACCTGACCTACCTTAACGTCTACATGCAGTGGAAGAACAACAATTACTCCAGCATCTGGTGCAACGAGCACTTCATCCACACCAAGGCCATGCGCAAG GTGCGTGAGGTGCGCTCCCAATTAAAGGACATCATGGTGCAACAGAGGATGAACCTGATTTCCTGCGGTTCAGACTGGGACATCATCAGAAAGTGCATCTGTGCCGCATACTTCCACCAGGCTGCAAAGCTCAAG GGCATTGGTGAATATGTGAACGTGAGGACAGGCATGCCATGCCACCTCCATCCTACCAGCTCCCTGTTTGGTATGGGCTACACTCCCGACTACATCATCTACCACGAGCTTGTCATGACCACCAAG GAGTACATGCAGTGTGTGACCGCAGTGGATGGAGAATGGCTGGCCGAACTTGGGCCCATGTTTTATAGCATCAAACATGCAGGAAGAAGCAGACAG GAGAACCGTCGTCGGGCCAAGGAGGAGATCACCaacatggaggaggagatgTCCATGGCCGAGGAGCAGCTGCGAGCGCGTCGAGAGgagcaggagaagaagaacagcactGGTAGTGTTAA GTCTTTGAAAATCTGCACACcaggaagaaaagaagaggCCCCCATGACGCCCAGACGCACCCCTGCTCGGTTTGGACTGTAG